In Microtus pennsylvanicus isolate mMicPen1 chromosome 17, mMicPen1.hap1, whole genome shotgun sequence, one genomic interval encodes:
- the Rufy4 gene encoding RUN and FYVE domain-containing protein 4 isoform X2 has protein sequence MAEEETILQITRNLKNAVSAILQGYGDGQGPVTDTSAELHRLCGCLELLLQFDQKEQRSFLGARKDYWDFLFTALRRQRGCTEQISFVCSQSKLKTSLGKGRAFIRLCLACGQLAESMQLCLLSPDLTREWYGPRSPLLCPELQEEILDSLYALNGIAFNLDLQRPDLDEDWPMFSESRHSNPSRTQERRPRKPEGFPKEASCSRGQLQGPDARGTSCLQDAPKEDHQHDLPTPLQHGHLPTSLEKKRGDSRSLSCPQSIRETKGDEFQLDQKEGGPKNRKSPKNSAAYSQRQREGAKEAQKEVTGIENGDTGSLTMTEGQRTTEGTQEREADWNHDQGPVTPSLQGRVDDRAFRNRQGWDQPSVLGQLCVLQGLGIKEDSSTEKPQEWTGVSSMSRQKDRAEEPLQEVVKDPRYELQLAKEQAQRQEQLLQAQERELQTLQEQLSRRLVPGPQEKLKPMSAQVLRIKIV, from the exons ATGGCAGAAGAGGAGACCATCCTACAGATCACCAGGAACCTGAAAA ATGCTGTCTCCGCCATCCTCCAGGGATATGGGGATGGGCAGGGGCCTGTGACAGACACCAGCGCTGAGCTACACAGACTCTGTGGCTGTCTGGAGCTGCTACTGCAG TTTGACCAGAAAGAGCAGAGGAGCTTCCTGGGGGCTCGGAAGGATTACTGGGATTTCCTCTTCACTGCCCTGCGACGACAGCGGGGATGCACGGAGCAGATCAGCTTCGTATGCTCACAGAGCAAG CTGAAGACCTCTCTGGGAAAGGGTCGTGCCTTTATCCGGCTCTGCCTTGCCTGTGGACAGCTGGCCGAGTCAATGCAGTTGTGCCTCCTGAGCCCAGATCTCACTAG GGAATGGTATGGTCCCCGGAGCCCTCTGCTGTGCCCTGAGCTCCAGGAAGAAATCTTGGACTCTCTCTATGCCCTCAACGGAATTGCCTTCAACCTGGACCTGCAGCGGCCAGACCTGGATGAAGACTGGCCCATGTTCTCAGA GTCCCGCCACTCCAATCCCAGCCGGACCCAGGAAAGAAGACCCAGAAAGCCTGAAGGTTTCCCAAAGGAG GCGAGCTGCTCCAGAGGACAGCTACAGGGACCAGATGCCCGTGGAACCAGCTGTCTGCAAGATGCACCCAAGGAAGACCACCAACATGACCTCCCTACCCCCTTGCAGCATGGCCATCTTCCCacctctttagaaaaaaagagaggggatTCCAGGAGCCTCAGTTGTCCCCAGAGCATTCGAGAAACAAAAGGGGACGAATTTCAGCTAGACCAGAAGGAAGGAGGCCCAAAGAACAGAAAATCCCCAAAGAATTCAGCAGCATACAGCCAGCGACAGAGGGAGGGAGCTAAGGAGGCACAAAAGGAGGTGACAGGAATAGAAAATGGAGACACAGGAAGTCTGACAATGACAGAAGGCCAGAGAACAACAGAAGGGACCCAGGAAAGGGAAGCAGACTGGAACCATGACCAAGGGCCGGTGACCCCCAGCCTTCAAGGAAGGGTAGACGACAGAGCATTCAGGAACAGGCAGGGGTGGGATCAGCCTAGTGTTCTAGGGCAGCTCTGTGTCCTGCAAGGCCTGGGAATAAAGGAAGACTCCTCCACAGAGAAGCCACAAGAGTGGACAGGAGTGAGCAGTATGAGCAGGCAGAAGGATCGAGCAGAAGAGCCATTGCAGGAGGTGGTCAAG GACCCCAGGTATGAGCTCCAGCTGGCAAAGGAACAGGCCCAGCGCCAGGAGCAGCTGCTGCAGGCCCAGGAAAGAGAGCTGCAGACACTCCAGGAGCAACTCAGCAG GAGGTTGGTTCCAGGACCCCAAGAGAAACTGAAACCCATGTCTGCCCAAGTGCTTCGCATAAAAATTGTGTAG